A stretch of the Mycolicibacterium celeriflavum genome encodes the following:
- a CDS encoding cytochrome P450, translated as MTSAREHSAVDITSEEFWSRPFAVRDETFARLRAADGLTWHPPLPSMFPIEEPGFWALTRRADIVYVSQHPELFTSAQGVALNPMPAEIQRFASFFLTMDPPQHTVYRRLISSAFTPRNIRLIEEQIHKNGVTIVENLVGAGEVEFVSACSAKLPMLTIMDMLGVPSADQPAVAYAAEKLFGMSDDEYATEDERLADPVAQIALLSNTGVELAKFRRTHPGDDLMTSIVDAEVDGHRLTDEEIGAFLILLASAGNDTTKQATTHAMMALVEHPEQRDWLMADFDGRIGSAIEEFVRWSSPVLQFARFVTEDTEINGHPVAAGDKVGLFYCSANRDEAVFDAPDTFDLTRSPNPHLGFGGGGPHYCLGSQLAKAELRNLFHELLTRLKTIEFSEPDLLYSSFVHGVKRLPAVVR; from the coding sequence GTGACATCAGCCCGTGAACACAGCGCGGTCGACATCACGTCGGAGGAGTTCTGGAGCCGGCCGTTCGCCGTTCGCGACGAGACGTTCGCGCGGTTGCGTGCTGCCGACGGGTTGACCTGGCACCCGCCGTTGCCGTCGATGTTCCCGATCGAGGAGCCCGGATTCTGGGCGTTGACGCGGCGCGCCGACATCGTCTACGTCAGCCAGCATCCCGAACTGTTCACCTCCGCGCAGGGGGTGGCGCTGAATCCGATGCCCGCCGAGATCCAGCGATTCGCCTCCTTCTTTCTGACCATGGATCCGCCGCAGCACACCGTGTACCGCCGGCTGATCAGTTCGGCGTTCACCCCGCGCAACATCCGCCTGATCGAGGAACAGATCCACAAGAACGGGGTCACCATCGTCGAAAACCTCGTCGGTGCGGGCGAAGTCGAGTTCGTGTCGGCGTGTTCGGCAAAGCTGCCGATGCTGACGATCATGGACATGCTCGGCGTACCCAGCGCCGACCAGCCCGCCGTCGCCTATGCCGCAGAGAAGCTGTTCGGCATGAGCGACGACGAGTACGCCACCGAGGACGAACGCCTGGCCGACCCCGTCGCACAGATCGCGCTGCTGTCGAACACCGGCGTCGAACTGGCGAAGTTCCGGCGCACCCACCCCGGCGACGACCTGATGACCAGCATCGTCGACGCCGAGGTCGACGGTCACCGGCTGACCGACGAAGAGATCGGCGCCTTCCTGATCCTGCTCGCCTCGGCAGGTAACGACACCACCAAGCAGGCGACGACGCATGCGATGATGGCCCTGGTCGAACACCCCGAACAGCGCGACTGGTTGATGGCTGACTTCGACGGTCGGATCGGTTCGGCGATCGAGGAATTCGTCCGCTGGTCGTCGCCGGTGCTGCAGTTCGCCCGCTTTGTCACCGAGGACACCGAGATCAACGGTCATCCGGTCGCGGCCGGCGACAAGGTCGGCCTGTTCTACTGCTCCGCGAACCGGGACGAGGCCGTGTTCGATGCTCCCGACACATTCGACCTCACCCGTTCGCCCAACCCGCACCTGGGATTCGGCGGCGGTGGCCCGCATTACTGCCTGGGCAGTCAGCTGGCCAAAGCGGAACTTCGAAACCTCTTCCATGAGTTGCTGACTCGGCTGAAAACCATCGAGTTCTCCGAGCCCGACCTGCTGTACAGCAGCTTCGTGCACGGCGTCAAACGGCTGCCCGCCGTCGTTCGTTAG
- a CDS encoding MarP family serine protease, protein MRPRRLAVCLLATALSIGVPGCGKFTQSLDVAVDAEPTDAVPIVSVAAPDATLADNAVVADAARSVVRIQTLAPSCQKTLAGSGVVIAPNKVMSAAHAVAGAGTVSVWVGDREQPATVVVFDPYMDIAVLDVPDLHAPPLAFADKPAITGTDAVVLGYPGGGPFTATPARIREVIELQGPDIYRTTTLKREVYVIRGAIRQGESGGPLLGLDRRVLGISFGAAVDEPDTGFVLTAKQIYALMLEGVGASQPVETGGCVIA, encoded by the coding sequence ATGAGGCCGAGAAGACTTGCGGTCTGCCTGCTCGCGACCGCCCTGTCGATCGGCGTGCCTGGCTGCGGCAAGTTCACACAATCCCTGGACGTCGCCGTCGACGCCGAACCGACCGATGCCGTCCCGATCGTCTCGGTCGCCGCACCCGACGCCACGCTGGCCGACAACGCGGTCGTCGCCGACGCTGCGCGCAGCGTGGTCAGGATTCAAACCCTGGCGCCGTCGTGCCAGAAGACGCTGGCGGGCAGCGGAGTCGTCATCGCGCCCAACAAGGTGATGTCGGCCGCGCACGCCGTCGCCGGCGCGGGCACCGTCAGCGTCTGGGTCGGCGACCGGGAGCAGCCCGCCACCGTGGTGGTTTTCGACCCCTATATGGACATCGCGGTGCTCGACGTGCCCGACTTGCACGCGCCGCCGCTGGCATTCGCCGACAAACCCGCCATCACCGGCACCGACGCCGTGGTGCTGGGATACCCGGGTGGTGGGCCGTTCACGGCCACGCCTGCGAGGATTCGCGAGGTCATCGAGCTTCAGGGACCGGACATCTACCGCACCACGACGTTGAAGCGCGAGGTGTACGTCATCCGGGGCGCTATCCGGCAGGGCGAATCCGGCGGACCGCTGCTCGGCCTCGACCGGCGCGTGCTCGGCATCAGCTTCGGGGCGGCGGTCGACGAGCCCGACACCGGGTTCGTGCTCACCGCCAAGCAGATCTACGCGCTGATGCTCGAAGGTGTCGGCGCGAGCCAGCCCGTCGAGACCGGCGGCTGCGTCATCGCCTGA
- a CDS encoding ferredoxin, whose product MRVAVDLDKCTGHGICESIAEEVFEVGDDGVVLIHEPDRPESDRDRMQQAVTQCPVAALRMVD is encoded by the coding sequence ATGCGTGTCGCGGTCGACCTCGACAAGTGCACCGGACATGGAATCTGCGAATCGATCGCCGAGGAGGTGTTCGAGGTCGGCGATGACGGCGTCGTGTTGATTCACGAGCCGGACCGGCCCGAATCCGACCGCGACCGGATGCAGCAGGCTGTGACACAGTGCCCCGTCGCGGCATTGCGAATGGTCGACTGA